The Rhodanobacteraceae bacterium DNA window GAAGAAATGATGGAAGCCAACCTCGAACAGATCGGCTGCCGAGGCGTAACTGGCGATATGTCCACCAAGCTCGCCGGCCTCGGTGTTGGCGCGCACCACCATGGCCAGTGCATTCCAGCGCATGGCCGCGCCCAGACGGGCCTCCAGCTCCAGATCGCCGGGATAAGGCGGCTGTGCGCTGAGCGCAACGGTGTTGCGGTAGGGCGTGATCCGCGCCCGGGCCGATTGCACGCCACGGGTGAGCGCGTGATCGGCCAGACGGTCGAACAGATACTGGGCGCGCTCCTTGCCATCGGCGTGGACCACCGCATCCAGCGCGTCCAGCCATTCCCCGGTTTCGGCAGGATCGACATCATCGATGGCAGGCGCGGCCGCCAGCACGCGCTCGGCGGCCCGGGGGAAATCGCGGTCAGGATCGCTCGGATGCATGGACGGCTCGGTGGCAATGGGACTGGCGCGAAGACTAGAGCCTGGGCGGGCTCGATGGGGTCAAGACCGAAGAATCTTCGGCGGGACCGACGTTGGGCACGCTGCGCTTGGCCCAACCCACCACTTCGGCGCGATCGACGTTGGGCACGCTGCGCTTAGCCCAACCTACCACGCCTGTAGGTTGGGCTAAGGCCAAAGGCCGTGCCCAACAGGCAGTCCCTTGCAGATCTTGTAGGAAATTTCGGACAGAAAGATCCGAAATCACGGATCGATCAGCGGCGCAGAGGAGCGAAACATGGCGATACCTAGGCTGGAGGCCCTGCCATGCGCTACAGACGCTGCCTTGAAGGCAACTGCTACTTCTTCACCGTGGTCACCTTCAATCGTCGACCACTCTTTGCTGACACCCATCTGGTCGACAGACTGCGCATGGCGTTTGGCCATGTCAGGCAGAAGGCCCCATTTTCCATGCCCGCGTGCGTGGTATTGCCCGACCATCTGCACTGCATCTGGACCATGCCAGACGCTGACTCCGATTTCCCCAGACGCTGGTCGATGATCAAACACCGTTTCAGTGTGGGCCTCCAGCTGGCGGGCGAAACCACCAGTCAATCTCGGCTGCGAAAACGCGAGCGAGGAATCTGGCAACGGCGCTACTGGGAGCATCAGATCCGGGATGACGTGGATCTGGCGCGGCATCTGGACTACATCCACTTCAATCCGGTGAAGCATGGCTATGTCGCGACGCCCTGGGACTGGCCATACAGCTCGTTGGCCGCATGCGCTCGACGTGGCTGGTATCTGGCCGATTGGGGCAACGAGCCCGCGGATGTCGCCGAAGCACCTGCTCAGACG harbors:
- a CDS encoding transposase encodes the protein MRYRRCLEGNCYFFTVVTFNRRPLFADTHLVDRLRMAFGHVRQKAPFSMPACVVLPDHLHCIWTMPDADSDFPRRWSMIKHRFSVGLQLAGETTSQSRLRKRERGIWQRRYWEHQIRDDVDLARHLDYIHFNPVKHGYVATPWDWPYSSLAACARRGWYLADWGNEPADVAEAPAQTGE
- a CDS encoding pyruvate dehydrogenase (acetyl-transferring), homodimeric type; this encodes MLAAAPAIDDVDPAETGEWLDALDAVVHADGKERAQYLFDRLADHALTRGVQSARARITPYRNTVALSAQPPYPGDLELEARLGAAMRWNALAMVVRANTEAGELGGHIASYASAADLFEVGFHHFFKADGHADGSDLVYFQPHSSPGVYARAFLEGFLSEERLARYRREIGEPGLCSYPHPWLMPDFWQFPTGSMGLGPI